From Cellulomonas oligotrophica, a single genomic window includes:
- a CDS encoding ABC transporter permease, whose translation MLTFIGRRLLSSGVVLLGATFIVYMLLAYALDPLEDLYASTAPNKEQLIEARVRALDLDTPPAIRYLKWLLGVLGYLVGRGTLGTSWITGQDVTHMLAVAIPSTVQLIAMSTVLAIVLGISVGIASALRQYTGFDYSVTFLSFVLYSLPSFWVAVLLKLWGAIGFNDFLADPTLQWWTIAGIGLVGGLVFQVLVGGDLRRRLSTFLLATLATAAVLWGVTATGWLLDPRLGQIGIAVLGGGAAVGLTALTTGLRDRRALYTSLTVVAIGVVLWFPLQYVFVGATGLLILGLAVVAIGVGLLVGWLFGGPDRGQQMRNGALTAVVVAILIFTDRVMQVWEAYSNSSRINGRPIATIGSQTPGLSGDFWVSTLDTFTHLLLPTLALILISFASYTRYSRASLLEVMNQDYIRTARSKGLPERLVTMRHAFRNALIPLATIIPLDLAALFGGAIITERIFGWSGMGTLFLKSLQTSDADPIMGYFLVIGSMLVLANIVVDFVYAGLDPRIRVNA comes from the coding sequence ATGCTCACCTTCATCGGCCGACGACTGCTGTCGTCCGGTGTCGTGCTGCTCGGCGCGACGTTCATCGTCTACATGCTGCTCGCGTACGCCCTCGACCCCCTCGAGGACCTCTACGCCAGCACAGCCCCCAACAAGGAGCAGCTGATCGAGGCGCGCGTGCGCGCGCTCGACCTCGACACCCCGCCCGCGATCCGCTACCTCAAGTGGCTGCTGGGCGTGCTCGGCTACCTCGTCGGACGCGGCACCCTGGGCACCAGCTGGATCACCGGCCAGGACGTCACCCACATGCTCGCCGTCGCGATCCCCTCGACGGTGCAGCTGATCGCCATGTCCACCGTGCTCGCGATCGTGCTCGGCATCTCCGTCGGCATCGCGTCGGCCCTGCGCCAGTACACGGGCTTCGACTACTCGGTGACGTTCCTGTCGTTCGTGCTGTACTCGCTGCCGTCCTTCTGGGTCGCGGTGCTGCTCAAGCTCTGGGGCGCGATCGGATTCAACGACTTCCTCGCCGACCCCACGCTGCAGTGGTGGACGATCGCCGGGATCGGTCTGGTCGGCGGCCTGGTGTTCCAGGTGCTCGTCGGCGGCGACCTGCGCCGACGGCTCTCGACCTTCCTGCTCGCCACGCTCGCGACCGCGGCGGTGCTCTGGGGCGTCACCGCGACCGGCTGGCTCCTCGACCCGCGACTCGGGCAGATCGGCATCGCGGTGCTGGGCGGCGGTGCGGCCGTGGGCCTCACGGCGCTGACCACCGGGCTGCGCGACCGTCGTGCGCTGTACACGTCGCTGACCGTCGTCGCGATCGGCGTCGTGCTGTGGTTCCCGCTGCAGTACGTGTTCGTCGGTGCGACCGGCCTGCTGATCCTCGGCCTCGCGGTCGTCGCGATCGGCGTCGGTCTGCTCGTCGGCTGGCTCTTCGGCGGTCCCGACCGCGGGCAGCAGATGCGCAACGGTGCGCTCACCGCGGTCGTCGTCGCGATCCTCATCTTCACCGACCGCGTCATGCAGGTGTGGGAGGCCTACTCGAACTCCAGCCGCATCAACGGCCGGCCGATCGCGACCATCGGGTCGCAGACGCCGGGGCTGTCGGGCGACTTCTGGGTCTCGACCCTCGACACGTTCACGCACCTGCTGCTGCCGACGCTGGCGCTGATCCTCATCTCGTTCGCGTCGTACACGCGGTACTCGCGGGCGAGCCTGCTCGAGGTCATGAACCAGGACTACATCCGCACCGCGCGGTCCAAGGGCCTGCCCGAGCGGCTGGTGACGATGCGGCACGCCTTCCGCAACGCGCTCATCCCGCTCGCGACGATCATCCCGCTGGACCTCGCTGCGCTGTTCGGCGGCGCCATCATCACCGAGCGCATCTTCGGCTGGAGCGGCATGGGGACCCTGTTCCTCAAGTCCCTGCAGACGTCCGACGCCGACCCGATCATGGGGTACTTCCTCGTCATCGGCTCGATGCTCGTGCTCGCCAACATCGTCGTCGACTTCGTCTACGCCGGGCTCGACCCGAGGATCAGGGTGAACGCATGA
- a CDS encoding FitA-like ribbon-helix-helix domain-containing protein, producing MVALQIRDVPDSVRDALVERARANGQSLQSYLREVVLREAAFAGNVAILDGVAGWNRGSGATLDDVLTARDEERAGSAG from the coding sequence ATGGTGGCGCTCCAGATCCGTGATGTACCCGACTCCGTCCGTGACGCCCTCGTCGAGCGTGCCCGGGCCAACGGGCAGAGCCTCCAGTCGTACCTGCGCGAGGTCGTGCTCCGCGAGGCAGCCTTCGCGGGCAACGTCGCGATCCTCGACGGCGTCGCCGGCTGGAACCGGGGGTCGGGGGCGACCCTCGACGACGTGCTGACCGCCCGCGACGAGGAGAGGGCGGGGTCGGCCGGGTGA
- a CDS encoding ABC transporter family substrate-binding protein, producing MKIRRISAATAALAAGALVISACSGPDTASEIEEDTAVNVGWNQPFYSQNNLTSTGNATTNANVIYLTNAAFNYYDGDLALQQFSDVGTYEKVSDDPLTVKYTINEGVTWSDGTAVDAADMILYWGPQNDAFDNVEPEYDEEGNITNQDAIDAGVYFDGSSVAMTLVEEAPEVSDDGQSVTLVYSEPRSDWEISFQPSPVAAHAVAKRALGIEDAAEGKQAIIDAFANNDTEALSKISKVWNEDFNFTSLPEDEELYLSSGAYVMSEYVENQYMTLTAREDYTWGPKPKVESITIRYSEDPLASVTALQNGEVDLIQPQSSVDVIETLEGLTDSGITYEAAPEGTFEHVDLIMNNGGPFDPATYGGDAETARLVREAFLKAVPRDEIIEKLIAPLQEDATTRDSFTVVPGSPAYDDVVANNGSDAFDEVDIDGAKALLEEAGVETPIDVRFLYGKSNVRRANEYQLIAASVEQVGFNLIDGGDDNWGSLLTQTDTYDASLFGWQSTNTFALNSEANYVTGGLNNFGGYSNPDVDQWYKDMATADAETEQQLTTDIESQLYEDAFGIPIFQFPGVVAHREVLSGVSTIPLSPTIFWNYWEWEIAAADVLDGPTATEAPAEDTEE from the coding sequence TTGAAGATCAGGCGAATCAGCGCCGCGACCGCCGCCCTCGCGGCTGGCGCCCTCGTGATCTCCGCATGCTCCGGCCCGGACACGGCGTCGGAGATCGAGGAGGACACCGCGGTCAACGTCGGGTGGAACCAGCCGTTCTACTCGCAGAACAACCTGACGTCGACCGGCAACGCGACCACCAACGCGAACGTCATCTACCTGACGAACGCGGCGTTCAACTACTACGACGGTGACCTCGCGCTCCAGCAGTTCTCGGACGTCGGCACGTACGAGAAGGTCTCCGACGACCCGCTGACGGTGAAGTACACGATCAACGAGGGCGTGACCTGGTCCGACGGCACCGCCGTCGACGCGGCCGACATGATCCTCTACTGGGGCCCGCAGAACGACGCCTTCGACAACGTCGAGCCCGAGTACGACGAAGAGGGCAACATCACCAACCAGGACGCGATCGACGCGGGCGTCTACTTCGACGGCTCCTCCGTCGCGATGACCCTGGTCGAGGAGGCCCCCGAGGTCTCCGACGACGGCCAGTCGGTCACGCTGGTCTACAGCGAGCCCCGCTCCGACTGGGAGATCTCCTTCCAGCCGTCGCCCGTCGCCGCGCACGCGGTCGCCAAGCGTGCCCTCGGCATCGAGGACGCCGCGGAGGGCAAGCAGGCCATCATCGACGCCTTCGCGAACAACGACACCGAGGCGCTGTCGAAGATCTCGAAGGTCTGGAACGAGGACTTCAACTTCACGTCGCTGCCCGAGGACGAGGAGCTCTACCTCTCGTCCGGCGCCTACGTGATGTCGGAGTACGTCGAGAACCAGTACATGACGCTCACGGCGCGCGAGGACTACACCTGGGGCCCCAAGCCCAAGGTCGAGTCGATCACGATCCGCTACAGCGAGGACCCGCTGGCCTCCGTCACCGCCCTGCAGAACGGTGAGGTCGACCTCATCCAGCCGCAGTCGTCGGTGGACGTCATCGAGACCCTCGAGGGCCTGACGGACTCGGGCATCACGTACGAGGCGGCCCCCGAGGGCACGTTCGAGCACGTCGACCTGATCATGAACAACGGCGGCCCGTTCGACCCGGCCACCTACGGCGGCGACGCCGAGACGGCCCGTCTGGTCCGCGAGGCGTTCCTCAAGGCGGTCCCGCGCGACGAGATCATCGAGAAGCTCATCGCGCCGCTGCAGGAGGACGCCACGACGCGTGACTCCTTCACCGTGGTCCCCGGCTCGCCGGCGTACGACGACGTCGTGGCCAACAACGGCTCCGACGCCTTCGACGAGGTCGACATCGACGGCGCCAAGGCGCTCCTCGAGGAGGCCGGCGTGGAGACGCCGATCGACGTGCGCTTCCTCTACGGCAAGTCGAACGTCCGCCGCGCCAACGAGTACCAGCTCATCGCGGCCTCGGTCGAGCAGGTCGGCTTCAACCTGATCGACGGCGGCGACGACAACTGGGGCTCGCTGCTCACGCAGACGGACACCTACGACGCGTCGCTCTTCGGCTGGCAGTCCACCAACACCTTCGCCCTGAACTCCGAGGCGAACTACGTCACCGGTGGTCTGAACAACTTCGGCGGGTACTCCAACCCCGACGTCGACCAGTGGTACAAGGACATGGCCACGGCGGACGCCGAGACCGAGCAGCAGCTGACGACCGACATCGAGTCGCAGCTGTACGAGGACGCCTTCGGCATCCCGATCTTCCAGTTCCCCGGCGTCGTGGCCCACCGCGAGGTCCTGTCGGGCGTGTCGACGATCCCGCTGTCGCCGACCATCTTCTGGAACTACTGGGAGTGGGAGATCGCGGCCGCTGACGTGCTCGACGGCCCCACGGCGACCGAGGCTCCGGCCGAGGACACCGAGGAGTGA
- a CDS encoding VOC family protein, whose amino-acid sequence MTTLTGQQIADARLTGWVNLGDGLRTRVRTGDFATGLALVEAIGAVAEEVQHHPDLDLRYGHLDVRLVSHDAGGVTSRDVSLARAVGDLAARMGAELDGAAVQRFDLALDTPDRGSVQPFWRALLGYEDTPGQDDEVRDTAGGLPAVWFQESGSGEPRQRWHLDVWIDPSSVAGRVEAATAAGGTLVDDTAAPSFWVLADPEGNRSCLCTWQSRDPGADGPAS is encoded by the coding sequence ATGACGACGCTCACGGGGCAGCAGATCGCGGACGCACGCCTGACGGGGTGGGTGAACCTCGGGGACGGGCTGCGCACGCGGGTACGGACCGGCGACTTCGCGACGGGGCTCGCGCTCGTGGAGGCGATCGGCGCCGTGGCGGAGGAGGTGCAGCACCACCCCGACCTCGACCTGCGCTACGGGCACCTGGACGTGCGGCTGGTCAGCCACGACGCCGGCGGGGTCACCTCGCGGGACGTCTCGCTGGCACGGGCGGTCGGCGATCTCGCGGCGCGGATGGGGGCCGAGCTGGACGGTGCGGCCGTGCAGCGGTTCGACCTGGCGCTCGACACCCCCGACCGGGGGAGCGTGCAGCCCTTCTGGCGGGCCCTGCTCGGGTACGAGGACACCCCGGGCCAGGACGACGAGGTGCGGGACACGGCCGGCGGGCTGCCCGCGGTCTGGTTCCAGGAGTCCGGGAGCGGCGAGCCGCGGCAGCGCTGGCACCTGGACGTGTGGATCGACCCGTCCTCGGTGGCCGGGCGCGTCGAGGCGGCCACCGCTGCCGGGGGGACGCTCGTCGACGACACCGCGGCGCCGTCGTTCTGGGTGCTGGCCGACCCGGAGGGGAACCGTTCGTGCCTGTGCACGTGGCAGTCTCGCGACCCGGGGGCCGACGGCCCGGCGAGCTGA
- a CDS encoding ABC transporter permease encodes MTSPAPISPQNLDGQHHDAVENAIELKDVEGLSQGRIVVRRFLRHRGAMVAAFVLTAVVLLAYTSIGVGPLPGWWKYQPNDLSPIVNAGGAPTLSFSGGLTVGEHPLGQDNVGRDVFALVMRGTQTSLLVMFIVGILSSAIGIAVGAVAGYFRGRLDNVIMRFTDMIITIPVIMIGAILGRWVGGATPVILAIALSLVTWTTMARLVRGEFLALREREFVDAARVAGASDVRIMFKHILPNAIGVMIVNATLLMASAILLETALSYLGFGISFPNTSLGTLINDYQSAFATRPWLFWWPGLFIVTIALCINFLGDGLRDAFDPRQRRIPTRRALARADRRAAKARPATATV; translated from the coding sequence ATGACCTCCCCCGCCCCCATCTCCCCGCAGAACCTCGACGGGCAGCACCACGACGCCGTCGAGAACGCGATCGAGCTCAAGGACGTCGAGGGCCTCTCGCAGGGTCGGATCGTGGTGCGGCGCTTCCTGCGGCACCGCGGTGCCATGGTCGCGGCGTTCGTGCTCACGGCGGTCGTCCTGCTCGCCTACACGTCCATCGGCGTCGGTCCGCTGCCCGGCTGGTGGAAGTACCAGCCGAACGACCTGTCGCCGATCGTCAACGCGGGCGGTGCGCCCACGCTGTCGTTCTCGGGCGGGCTGACGGTCGGCGAGCACCCGCTCGGCCAGGACAACGTCGGTCGCGACGTGTTCGCGCTCGTGATGCGCGGCACGCAGACGTCGCTGCTCGTGATGTTCATCGTCGGGATCCTGTCCTCGGCGATCGGCATCGCCGTGGGTGCCGTCGCGGGCTACTTCCGCGGGCGCCTGGACAACGTGATCATGCGTTTCACCGACATGATCATCACGATCCCGGTCATCATGATCGGCGCGATCCTCGGCCGCTGGGTCGGGGGCGCCACGCCCGTGATCCTGGCGATCGCCCTGTCCCTGGTCACGTGGACGACGATGGCCCGGCTCGTGCGCGGGGAGTTCCTCGCGCTGCGCGAGCGGGAGTTCGTCGACGCCGCCCGCGTCGCCGGCGCCAGCGACGTGCGGATCATGTTCAAGCACATCCTGCCGAACGCGATCGGCGTCATGATCGTCAACGCGACGCTGCTCATGGCCTCGGCGATCCTGCTGGAGACCGCCCTGAGCTACCTCGGGTTCGGCATCAGCTTCCCGAACACGTCGCTCGGCACGCTCATCAACGACTACCAGTCGGCGTTCGCGACGCGACCGTGGCTGTTCTGGTGGCCGGGCCTGTTCATCGTGACCATCGCCCTGTGCATCAACTTCCTGGGCGACGGCCTGCGGGACGCGTTCGACCCGCGTCAGCGGCGGATCCCGACGCGTCGTGCCCTGGCCCGTGCTGACCGTCGCGCTGCCAAGGCCCGTCCGGCGACCGCGACGGTCTGA
- a CDS encoding type II toxin-antitoxin system VapC family toxin has translation MIVVDASVMALVFADPDEDPRVLAAHRALRQDPAWAVPEHWRTEVLSALRGLWRGGKIDATRADRAVAALAQVTVAVTPTGPHLRRMWELRSNLSMYDAAYVAVAEAHAVTLVTADARIARAGVARCPVQVVA, from the coding sequence GTGATCGTCGTCGACGCGTCCGTCATGGCGCTGGTCTTCGCCGACCCCGACGAGGACCCACGTGTCCTCGCGGCCCATCGTGCCCTCCGTCAGGACCCGGCGTGGGCAGTCCCGGAGCACTGGCGCACCGAGGTGCTCAGCGCCCTGCGCGGGCTGTGGCGAGGCGGCAAGATCGACGCCACCCGGGCGGACCGCGCCGTCGCCGCACTCGCGCAGGTGACGGTCGCGGTGACACCGACCGGGCCGCACCTGCGCAGGATGTGGGAGCTGCGGTCGAACCTGTCGATGTACGACGCCGCCTACGTCGCCGTCGCCGAGGCGCACGCGGTCACCCTCGTCACGGCGGACGCGCGGATCGCTCGGGCCGGGGTCGCCCGGTGCCCGGTCCAGGTGGTCGCGTGA
- the ychF gene encoding redox-regulated ATPase YchF — protein sequence MALTIGIVGLPNVGKSTLFNALTRAQVLAANYPFATIEPNVGVVPLPDPRLATLAGIFGSERILPATVSFVDIAGIVKGASEGEGMGNQFLANIREAEAICVVTRAFADPDVVHVDGRVSPKDDIETIHTELVLADLQTLEKAVPRLEKEVRAKKADAALLTAAQQALALLEQGTTLFQGAAAAGLDLAELAPLQLMTTKPFIYVFNTDDDGLADTAMQDDLRAHVAPADAVFLDAKFESELVELEPDEAREMLEDNGQTEAGLDQLARVGFHTLGLQTYLTAGPKESRAWTIHQGWTAPQAAGVIHTDFQKGFIKAEVISFADLVEAGSVAAARAAGKARIEGKDYVMVDGDVVEFRFNV from the coding sequence GTGGCCCTCACCATCGGCATCGTCGGACTGCCCAACGTCGGCAAGTCCACCCTCTTCAACGCGCTGACCCGTGCGCAGGTCCTCGCGGCGAACTACCCGTTCGCCACGATCGAGCCGAACGTGGGCGTCGTGCCGCTGCCCGACCCGCGCCTGGCGACGCTCGCGGGGATCTTCGGCTCCGAGCGGATCCTGCCCGCCACGGTGTCGTTCGTCGACATCGCCGGCATCGTCAAGGGCGCCAGCGAGGGCGAGGGGATGGGCAACCAGTTCCTCGCGAACATCCGTGAGGCCGAGGCGATCTGCGTGGTCACCCGTGCGTTCGCCGACCCCGACGTCGTGCACGTCGACGGGCGCGTCTCGCCGAAGGACGACATCGAGACCATCCACACCGAGCTCGTCCTGGCCGACCTGCAGACCCTCGAGAAGGCCGTGCCGCGCCTGGAGAAGGAGGTGCGCGCCAAGAAGGCCGACGCCGCCCTGCTCACGGCCGCGCAGCAGGCCCTCGCCCTCCTGGAGCAGGGCACGACCCTCTTCCAGGGCGCCGCCGCCGCGGGCCTCGACCTGGCCGAGCTCGCGCCGCTGCAGCTGATGACGACCAAGCCGTTCATCTACGTCTTCAACACCGACGACGACGGCCTGGCCGACACCGCGATGCAGGACGATCTGCGCGCGCACGTCGCCCCCGCGGACGCCGTGTTCCTCGACGCGAAGTTCGAGTCCGAGCTCGTCGAGCTCGAGCCCGACGAGGCCCGCGAGATGCTCGAGGACAACGGCCAGACCGAGGCGGGCCTGGACCAGCTCGCCCGCGTCGGCTTCCACACCCTCGGCCTGCAGACCTACCTGACCGCCGGTCCCAAGGAGTCGCGCGCCTGGACGATCCACCAGGGCTGGACGGCCCCGCAGGCCGCGGGCGTCATCCACACGGACTTCCAGAAGGGCTTCATCAAGGCGGAGGTCATCTCGTTCGCCGACCTCGTCGAGGCCGGGTCCGTGGCCGCGGCCCGCGCCGCCGGCAAGGCCCGCATCGAGGGCAAGGACTACGTGATGGTCGACGGCGACGTCGTGGAGTTCCGCTTCAACGTCTGA
- a CDS encoding PH domain-containing protein: MDAEVVVVRPGFGRALAVVVVVLCTAGAVSGLVADVAATLPWLPVLALAGLGAWAAYWRPAVVVTPAGVELVNVTRTVEVPWTAVEAVETRYALALQTPYGTYAAWAAPAPSAVRTGRARPEDYAHLPSSTYGTGGGVRAGDLAGTDSGAAALVVRRRWEQLVEAGVLDDPRLERPTPVVRWHVGTLVAAGVLLALAVVGLTR, translated from the coding sequence ATGGATGCGGAGGTCGTCGTGGTCCGACCGGGTTTCGGTCGTGCTCTGGCTGTGGTGGTCGTCGTGCTGTGCACGGCCGGGGCCGTGAGCGGGCTCGTCGCGGACGTCGCGGCGACCCTCCCCTGGCTGCCCGTGCTGGCCCTGGCGGGCCTCGGCGCGTGGGCCGCGTACTGGCGCCCCGCCGTCGTGGTGACGCCGGCCGGTGTGGAGCTGGTCAACGTGACCCGCACCGTCGAGGTGCCCTGGACCGCCGTGGAGGCGGTCGAGACCCGGTACGCGCTGGCCCTGCAGACCCCCTACGGCACCTACGCCGCGTGGGCCGCGCCCGCACCGAGCGCCGTGCGGACGGGGCGCGCGCGGCCCGAGGACTACGCGCACCTGCCGTCCAGCACCTACGGCACCGGTGGCGGGGTCCGCGCCGGCGACCTGGCCGGCACGGACTCCGGTGCGGCGGCGCTGGTCGTGCGCCGCCGCTGGGAGCAGCTGGTCGAGGCCGGCGTGCTGGACGACCCGCGGCTCGAGCGCCCGACGCCCGTCGTGCGCTGGCACGTCGGGACGCTGGTCGCCGCGGGGGTCCTGCTGGCCCTCGCGGTGGTCGGACTCACGCGCTGA